A stretch of the Sulfurimonas sp. HSL3-1 genome encodes the following:
- a CDS encoding metal ABC transporter permease, with translation MLELFQYQFMVNAFLAGIMIALLASFSGAFVVLRRYALLTETLAHSALVGVAVGILTETNPVWMAVAAALLSAWTIEYLRSFFHLYSDAVLAIFLSGSLALAVIIVSLAGAFNSSLFSYLFGSILSVSTEEVWTIFAVGVPALALLGYFYKEFYFIAFDEEVAKTGGIPVTLLNFMLVSIVAVIIALSIRIVGTLLIGALMVIPTVAALRFRQGFSVTVGLSVLFALFSVAAGMLLSYAFALPSGATIVMCVLLIFVISLVINRR, from the coding sequence ATGCTGGAGCTGTTTCAATACCAGTTTATGGTCAATGCGTTTCTCGCCGGGATCATGATCGCACTGCTTGCCTCCTTCAGCGGGGCCTTTGTCGTCCTGCGCCGCTACGCGCTGCTGACAGAGACCCTGGCGCACTCGGCCCTGGTCGGGGTTGCCGTCGGGATCCTGACTGAGACCAACCCGGTCTGGATGGCGGTGGCGGCGGCACTGCTGAGCGCGTGGACCATCGAGTACCTGCGCAGCTTCTTCCATCTCTACTCCGATGCGGTCCTGGCTATTTTCCTTTCGGGTTCTCTCGCCCTGGCCGTCATCATCGTCTCCCTGGCGGGGGCGTTCAACAGTTCGCTTTTCAGCTACCTCTTCGGCTCGATCCTCTCTGTCTCCACGGAAGAGGTCTGGACGATTTTTGCCGTCGGTGTCCCGGCCCTGGCGCTACTGGGCTACTTTTATAAAGAGTTCTACTTTATTGCCTTCGATGAAGAGGTTGCCAAGACGGGCGGTATCCCTGTGACGCTGCTCAACTTTATGCTGGTCAGTATTGTCGCCGTCATCATCGCCCTCTCCATCCGCATCGTCGGTACCCTGCTGATTGGCGCGCTGATGGTTATCCCAACCGTAGCAGCCCTGCGTTTCCGCCAGGGCTTTTCCGTGACGGTGGGGCTCTCCGTGCTGTTCGCACTCTTTTCCGTGGCGGCCGGCATGCTGCTCTCCTACGCGTTTGCACTCCCCAGCGGCGCGACCATCGTCATGTGCGTCCTGTTGATCTTCGTTATCTCCCTGGTGATCAACCGCCGATGA
- a CDS encoding metal ABC transporter ATP-binding protein — protein sequence MTFEPAVFEVEHLDYSAGGQTILSDVSLKVLQGEYCAVIGPNGGGKTTLVRLLLGLQKPTSGRISLFGEPQKQFRQWAQVGYVPQQVTQTDRLFPGTVEEIVRMGRISGLGWDKRWHENDHRIVERAMERMEVTGLRQKLVGELSGGQRQRVMIARALASEPKVLILDEPNTGVDQPSQQRFYALLRQLNREERLTILFVTHDVGVIADDIARVFTVNQRLATCNDPKTLLSCEGMSELYGIDAHLLSAHHRH from the coding sequence ATGACCTTTGAGCCGGCCGTTTTCGAGGTCGAACATCTTGACTACAGTGCAGGCGGCCAGACGATCCTCTCGGACGTGTCGCTGAAAGTGCTCCAGGGGGAGTATTGCGCAGTGATCGGTCCCAACGGCGGCGGAAAAACGACGCTGGTTCGCTTGCTGCTGGGGCTTCAGAAACCAACGTCGGGCCGTATCAGCCTCTTCGGCGAGCCGCAAAAGCAGTTCCGACAGTGGGCGCAGGTAGGGTATGTCCCCCAGCAGGTGACACAGACGGACCGTCTTTTTCCCGGTACCGTAGAAGAGATCGTCCGTATGGGGCGCATTTCCGGCCTCGGATGGGACAAGCGGTGGCATGAGAACGACCACCGCATCGTTGAGCGGGCCATGGAACGGATGGAGGTGACGGGTTTACGACAGAAGCTTGTCGGCGAGCTCTCCGGCGGCCAGCGCCAGCGGGTGATGATCGCCCGTGCGCTGGCCTCTGAGCCGAAAGTATTGATCCTCGATGAGCCGAATACGGGGGTCGATCAGCCCTCACAGCAGCGCTTTTACGCCCTGCTGCGCCAGCTCAATCGCGAGGAGCGTCTGACGATCCTCTTCGTGACCCATGATGTGGGCGTGATCGCCGATGACATTGCGCGGGTCTTTACGGTCAACCAGCGGCTCGCGACCTGCAACGACCCGAAAACGCTGCTCAGCTGCGAGGGGATGAGCGAACTTTACGGCATCGATGCGCACCTGCTCAGCGCGCATCACCGTCACTGA
- a CDS encoding metal ABC transporter substrate-binding protein: MKKAIIVLLALLTLLVLALVVMVPEKKVQAGKADVVVTTFALYDIARHLLGQEAEVAMLIPFGREVHTFEPTPQDMIRVQKSRLFLYSGAGLEPWTEPFESFGNAKDMSRYVRLREGGHAHHDEAGETHEEDRHSTDPHYWLDIDNMIALVRGEEQLFTSAFPALDVSKLRERAAAYIKRLETLDTLYRKRLSDCRLDTIVVSHNAFGYLAERYGFHVDAVTGLSPDTMPDARTMTALTDIVREHGIKTLFYESFVSDKLVASLATETGVRVDVLQPLANITADEIGADYFRLMNANLLKLHDAMECK; the protein is encoded by the coding sequence TTGAAAAAAGCGATCATTGTTTTACTGGCATTGTTGACGCTATTGGTACTGGCCCTCGTGGTCATGGTGCCGGAGAAAAAGGTGCAGGCCGGTAAAGCGGATGTCGTCGTGACGACGTTCGCGCTTTACGATATCGCCCGCCACCTCCTGGGGCAGGAGGCCGAGGTGGCGATGCTGATCCCGTTCGGACGGGAAGTGCACACCTTCGAGCCGACGCCGCAGGATATGATCCGGGTGCAGAAGAGCCGGCTGTTCCTTTACAGCGGCGCCGGCCTTGAACCATGGACGGAACCCTTCGAGTCGTTCGGCAACGCCAAGGACATGAGCCGGTACGTCCGTCTGCGTGAAGGGGGACATGCGCACCACGATGAAGCGGGGGAGACGCACGAGGAGGATCGCCACAGCACCGATCCGCATTACTGGCTTGATATCGACAATATGATCGCGCTTGTCCGCGGGGAAGAACAACTGTTCACTTCGGCGTTCCCCGCGCTGGATGTTTCGAAACTTCGGGAACGCGCCGCCGCCTATATCAAACGGCTTGAGACCCTTGACACCCTCTACCGCAAACGCCTGAGCGATTGTCGGCTCGATACGATTGTCGTCAGCCATAACGCCTTCGGCTACCTTGCCGAACGCTACGGCTTCCATGTCGACGCCGTTACCGGACTCTCTCCGGATACGATGCCCGATGCGAGAACGATGACAGCTCTGACCGACATCGTACGCGAACACGGTATCAAAACGCTTTTTTACGAGTCGTTTGTCAGCGACAAGCTGGTGGCATCGCTGGCAACGGAGACGGGCGTACGGGTGGATGTGCTCCAGCCGCTGGCGAATATCACCGCCGACGAGATCGGGGCGGATTATTTCCGCCTGATGAATGCCAACCTGCTGAAGCTGCATGACGCAATGGAGTGCAAATGA
- the secG gene encoding preprotein translocase subunit SecG, which yields MTSFLLIVQVVLVILLTIVVLLQKSSSIGLGAYSGSNESVFGAKGPGSFLAKTTFFFGFLFVANTIALGYFYSQAANKSVVDEIVTPVTAAAPSAAESAVAPAAPAVEANTSN from the coding sequence ATGACTTCTTTCTTGCTGATCGTCCAGGTCGTGCTGGTGATCCTGCTGACCATCGTCGTCTTGCTGCAGAAAAGCTCCAGCATCGGTCTGGGAGCCTACAGCGGTTCCAACGAGTCCGTCTTCGGCGCCAAAGGGCCCGGAAGCTTCCTGGCAAAAACGACCTTCTTCTTCGGCTTCCTTTTCGTTGCCAACACGATTGCTCTGGGCTATTTCTACTCGCAGGCCGCCAACAAATCCGTCGTTGACGAGATCGTCACACCGGTTACGGCGGCAGCCCCGAGCGCTGCAGAGAGTGCGGTTGCCCCAGCGGCGCCTGCTGTCGAAGCCAACACTTCCAACTAA
- a CDS encoding polysaccharide deacetylase family protein, with amino-acid sequence MRSLLLTALLPLILFADAHIFVFHRFGDAQHAATNTSIQTLRAEFDYLKTNGYEVIPLSRLAKALKAHEPIDDKWVVLTIDDSYKSFYQNALPIFREYGYPFTLFVYVAAADKHYGDFMTWEEIRDTAQYGELGLHGYGHRHECHLVPYMLKDDTDRGLLSFAKELRRVPRYYAYPYGEYNPEVKAGIAGYGFELILNQNSGAVNADSDPHDLDRTALTGENLIAQKLKIERLDTEWIAPLRWPEDGRLKEIHAKIAPTYRTAEYFISGGEWVRVPVKNGEIRVKTDVKLALPRSRVFIRVGRKQASIILVKE; translated from the coding sequence ATGCGCAGCCTCCTGCTGACTGCGCTGCTGCCGCTGATACTCTTCGCGGACGCGCACATCTTCGTCTTTCACCGTTTCGGCGATGCACAGCATGCCGCCACCAACACCTCCATTCAGACGCTGCGCGCCGAATTCGACTACCTCAAGACGAACGGCTACGAGGTCATCCCCCTCTCCCGTCTGGCCAAGGCTCTGAAAGCGCACGAACCCATTGACGACAAATGGGTCGTGCTCACGATCGATGACAGCTACAAAAGCTTCTATCAGAACGCGCTTCCGATTTTCCGTGAGTACGGCTACCCCTTTACCCTCTTCGTCTATGTCGCGGCGGCGGACAAGCACTACGGCGACTTCATGACCTGGGAAGAGATCCGCGATACGGCACAATACGGCGAGCTCGGGCTGCACGGCTACGGACACCGCCACGAGTGCCACCTCGTACCCTATATGCTCAAAGATGACACCGACCGGGGGCTGCTCTCCTTTGCCAAGGAGCTCCGCCGTGTACCACGTTACTACGCCTACCCCTACGGTGAATACAACCCCGAGGTCAAGGCGGGCATCGCCGGCTACGGCTTTGAACTGATCCTCAACCAGAACAGCGGCGCGGTCAACGCCGACAGCGACCCGCACGATCTCGATCGAACGGCGCTGACCGGCGAAAACCTGATTGCACAAAAACTGAAAATCGAGCGCCTGGACACCGAGTGGATCGCCCCCCTGCGGTGGCCCGAAGATGGCAGATTAAAAGAAATACACGCTAAAATTGCACCGACATACCGCACAGCCGAGTACTTTATCAGCGGCGGGGAGTGGGTACGCGTTCCCGTCAAAAACGGCGAAATCCGCGTGAAAACCGATGTGAAGCTCGCTTTGCCGCGCAGCCGGGTCTTTATCCGGGTCGGCCGGAAACAAGCGAGTATCATCTTAGTAAAGGAGTAA